DNA sequence from the Terriglobales bacterium genome:
CTGGATCCCCTCGAAGACACTGCCATCCACGCCCTCAGGGTTGTCCGCCGCCTTCAGCAGATAGGGTGTGACGGCGGAGATAAATACTGCCTTGCTCACACCCTTCGATCCGTATCTCCCCAGGTAGCGCGCCACTTCGCCGCCACCCATCGAGAAACCGACGAGGGCGAAATCACGCAGCTCGAGCTGCGTCACCAGTTTGTGCAGGTCCTCGGCGAAAGTGTCGTAGTTGTAGCCGGTGGTTGGCTGGCTGGACTTGCCGAACCCTCTGCGGTCATACGTGATGACCCGGTGACCGGCAGCGAGAAGCACCGCGACCTGCTTCTCCCAAGAAGCGCCGCTCAGCGGATATCCGTGAATCAGGACAACGGGCTTGCCCGAACCGTGGTCCTCATAGTAGAGATCGATGTTGCCGGAGTTTTCCTTGCCGACGGTAACGTATGGCATTGAGACTCCCCCTGTTTCTGTGTTCGTTGTTCAGTTTTTCTGGCTGCCCACTCTTGCAGCACTATCGACGGTTCGTCCTAAAGGTTCAAGCAGCCCAACATCACAGCGCCCGAAGAAAAGCCACCAGATCTTTCTTTTCTTGCTCGGTCAAATTTCTCCCCAGAGCAAGGTTGAAGTACTCCACTGTGTCCTCCAAAGTGAGTAGCCTGCCGTCATGCAGATAGGGCGGGGTATCTTTGATCCCGCGCAGGGGGAAAGTCTTGATTGGACCGTCCGCTGCCATCATCATGCCGTTCACCATGCGCTGCTCATAGAAGCTGTCTGCCTGCAGGTTGTGCATGGTGTTGTCCGTGTAATATGGGGGCTCATGGCAGGAAGCACACCGCCCTTTGCCAAAGAACACTTCCTGCCCGCGCGTTTCGGCAGGTGTAGCTTTGGCGGGGTCCAGTTTTCCATCCCATCCCAGCTTGGGAGCTGGAGGAAAGTCGAGCAATTCCTGAAATTCGCCCATGGAATGAACCTGGCTGCCTCGTTCTAGGGGGTTCACACCTTTCTTGGCCGCAATGACCTGATCTCCATCGAAATAGGCTGCCCGCTGTTCGAACTCCGTAAAATCCTCAACCGTCTTCAAAGCTCGTTGTGAACCGAACAGCCGCTGAATATTGACACCTCGCAATGCAGGCGTTTCGATGCGGTGGCGGAATTCCTGAGGCCGAATGTCCCCCACCAGGTGGAATGCGCCGTTCGACCCGCCATTCGCGTGACAATCCAGGCAAGCGACGCCACGGCTGGGCTTATCGGAACGGCGATCATCGGTTTGGTTGAATTGCTGTTGTGGGAAGGGCGTGAGCAGCAGCCTCACTCCCTCCAACTGCTTGGGATTGAGAATCCCGTTGAACAAATCGTAAAAGTTTTCAATGGTAACCAGCTGTCCTTTTGTAACGTCGCCAAGATCTGGCCGCGTAGTCAGATAAATCGCCGGCGGAAATTCTGGAAGGAAGTGTTCAGGAATGTCGAAGTCGAGATCGAAGCGGGTCAGGTCGCGCTGCTCTTGTTTCAGCACCTCCTGAATCTCGAACTTCGGGAAGACCATGCCACCTTCGGGGTGATTGGCGTGAGGCAAAGGCAGAAACCCTTGCGGGAATAGACCCTTTTGGCGAATCTGTTGAGGCGTCATGCCAGCCAGTTGGGCCCAGGTGACTCCGGGCGGCAGCTTCACCCGCACACCTTCCTGGACTGGCTTGCTGCGATCCATGACCACGCCCTCTGCAGGCCGGTCGCTCAAGTCGTACCGTTCTGCCAGCAAGTCCATCTGGCGTTTCATCACTGCTGCTTTCGCAGCGCTCATGCGGCCCCGGACGATGGCAAAACTCTCGGTCTCCACAACCGGCATGTAACTGGACTTGTTGGGTGGCCCCGGTCGGGTTTGCGGGACATCTTGCGCGAAGAGGGATGCGGTCACCGCACAAATGGCCGCGGTCCGAATGATCATGCATTTTAAGTTTCTGATATCCCGCATCGTTAGCGAGGGGCAGCAAGTCAAAACGTCCCACACGGCTGGTGAAGAGGAGCAGACTAAGCGGGCCATATTAGCGGCGACGAAAACGAGGGTCTGTGCAATTGTGAACACCTCTTGTGGGCCTGACCGGTTCCCCTAAATCCGCACACAGGGCAAAAGCCTCTACCCGGCCGACGTCTATCCCGAAGACATGCCGCAGCTCCAGGCCGACGTGCAGCCGGTCGAGACTTTTCCCGTGGAAGTCAGAGGAGACGAGGTGTACGTGGGGCTGCCGGGGTAACAAAGAGTGATTCGGGTTGAGTATCCTCATGGTTCTGCGACAAAGGAGCCGTCCCTAACGCCTGGCTGAGATGGTCTCCCCGTTTACTGTCAGCTGATAGCTCCTGTCCGGTAACGCTTGTGAAACACGCTCGATGAAATAGTTGGCGTAGGCAACGTCTCCGGTTCCAGGTACGCTAACCTTCGTAGCCGACACGGTGCAGGTCGCTTGGTGTCCTTCTCCACGAAGAGTCCCCGAGAAGGTCACTGGTTTTTTGATTGAGGCCATCTTTTTCCTACTTTCGGCAACTTGAGTACACGTGGAAATTGTAGCAACAGGGACTGGACCAGGTGTGGCTGATTCTCTGCGGGCGCGCCCGCAGCCTACGCCTTCGCCAGCAACTGTCGCAGGACGTACTGCAAAATGCCGCCGTGCTGGTAGTAGAGCGTTTCCTGCGGGGTATCAATGCGCACCAGCGCGGCGAACTCCGTGGTCACGCCGCTGGCGGCGGTGGCGCGAACCTTGACTTGCGGGCTGTGGGAGTCGATGGCCTGCTTGAGGCCGAGGATGTCGTAGCTCTCCTCCCCGGTCAGGCCCAGGATGTCGGCGGTTTCCCCGGCAACGTACTGCAGCGGGACGATGCCCATGCCGATGAGGTTCGAGCGGTGGATGCGCTCGTAGCTCTCGGCGATGACGGCGCGCACGCCCAGCAGGCACGGGCCCTTGGCCGCCCAGTCGCGCGAGGAGCCGGAGCCGTACTCCTTGCCCGCCAGAACGATGAGGGGCACGCCCTCGGCGCGATACTTCACTGAGGCGTCGAAGATGGACATGGCTTCGCCCGACGGCAGGTGGCGGGTGACTCCGCCCTCGGTTCCCGGCGCGAGCTGATTCTTCAGGCGGACGTTGGCGAAGGTGCCGCGCACCATGACCTCGTCATTGCCGCGGCGCGAGCCGTAGGAGTTGAAGTCGGAGGGCTTCACCCCGCGGGAGATCAAGTACTGCCCCGCCGGGCCGTCTTTCTTGATGGAGCCCGCGGGCGAGATGTGGTCGGTGGTAACGCTGTCGCCCAGCTTGGCCAGCACGCGCGCGCCGCGGATCTCCGTGACCCCCGGCGGCGTCTTGGTCATGCCTTCGAAGTACGGCGGATGCTTGATGTAGGTTGAGTTCGCGTCCCAGGCGTAGGTCTTGCCCAGGGGCACGGGCATGGAGCGCCAACGCTCGTCGCCTTCGAAGACCGAGGCGTAGGTCTTCTGGAACTGTGACTTGGTCAGCGACTTCTCGATGGTCTGCGCAATCTCCAGCTGCGTGGGCCAGATGTCTTTGAGGAACACGGGCTTGCCGTCGCTGCCGTTGCTGATGGGTTCGGTGGTGAGGTCCACGTCCATGCGCCCGGCGAGGGCGTAGGCCACCACCAGCGGCGGCGAGGTCAGGTAGTTGGCGCGCACGTCCGGGTTGATGCGCCCTTCGAAATTGCGGTTCCCGGAGAGCACCGAGGCCACCACCAGTTCCTTCTCCTGCACCGCGTTCGCCACCTCGGGGGGCAGAGGGCCGGAGTTGCCGATGCAGGTGGTGCATCCGTAGCCCACGGTGTTGAACTTCAGCTTCTCCAGATACGGCATGAGCCCGGCCTGCTCCAGATATTCGGTGACCACCTTGGAGCCGGGAGCAAGCGAGGTCTTGACCCAGGGCGGGACCTTCAGGCCGCGCTCGACGGCCTTCTTGGCGAGCAGGCCCGCGGCCACCATCACGGACGGGTTGGAGGTGTTGGTGCAACTGGTGATGGCGGCGATGACCACGCTGCCGTGCCTCAAATGCTTGAGGAAGCTTCCGTCGTCGGCATTGCCGCCCGGGGCGCTGAAGGTCTGTCCGCCTTCGCCCTCCCAGCTGGAGACCTGCTTCGGCCGTTTAGGATCGGGCTTGATGAGCGAGGGCAGCGCCTCGGCGAAGGACTTGGCCGCGCCCGTGAGCGGCACGCGGTCCTGGGGGCGGCGCGGGCCGGCCAGGCTGGGCTCGACGGTCGCGAGATCCAGCTCGAGCATGCTGGTGTAGGCGGCGTCCGGCGTTTCGCCGGTGTAGGTGTGGAACATTCCCTGCTCCTTGCAGTAGGCCTCGACCAGCGCTACCTGCTCCTCAGAGCGGCCGCTGAAGCGCAGATAGCGGAGCGTCTCCGCGTCCACGGGGAAGATGCCGCAAGTGGCGCCGTACTCCGGGGCCATGTTGCCGATGGTGGCGCGGTCGGCGAGCGGCAGGGTGGGCAGGCCGGGTCCGAAGAACTCGACGAACTTCCCCACCACGCCCTTCTTGCGCAGCATCTCGGTGACGGTGAGCACCAGGTCGGTGGCGGTGGAGCCCTCGCGCAGCTTGCCGGCGAGGCGCATGCCCACCACCTGCGGGATGAGCATGGAGACCGGCTGTCCCAGCATGGCGGCCTCGGCTTCGATGCCGCCCACGCCCCAGCCCAGAACGCCCAGGCCGTTGATCATTGTGGTATGCGAGTCGGTGCCGACGAGTGTATCGGGATAGGCCAAGGGCGGGCCGTCCGCGCCGTCCTTTCCTGCCGCGGCAAAGACCACGCGCGCCAGGTACTCCAGGTTCACCTGATGGACGATGCCGGTGGCCGGCGGCACCACGCGGAAGTTCTGGAAGGCCGTCTGGCCCCAGCGTAGGAAGCTGTAGCGCTCGCGGTTGCGCAGGTACTCGAGCTCGGAGTTCAGTTCGAGGGCCTGGGCCGAGCCGAACTCATCCACCTGCACCGAGTGGTCGATCACCAGCTCGGCCGGCTGCAGCGGGTTGATGCGCTGTGGGTCGCCGCCCAGACGAACCATGGCATCGCGCATGGCGGCCAGATCCACCACCGCCGGGACGCCGGTGAAGTCCTGCATGAGGACGCGGCTGGGGGTGAAGGCGATCTCGCGGGAGGGCTCGGCCTTGGGATCCCAGGCGGCCAGAGCGCGGATGTCTTCGGCGCGGACGGTGCGGCCGTCCTCGGTGCGCAGCAGGTTCTCCAGCAGGATGCGCAGCGAATAGGGCAGGTGGCGCGTGTCCACGCCCTGCTTGTCGAGCGCGTCCAGGCGAAAGAGCTGATACTCGCGTCCGCCGGCGCGGAAGGAAGAGCGGCTGGAGAAGCTGTCCATGGCGTGAGCTCCGGAGAGAGGGTGAGGCCTGATTCTACAACGCGGGGCGGGGCTAGCCCGCGAGCCATCCGCGGAAGATCAGCGGCAACAGCCAGCCGTTCAGCAGTGCGATGACCACGTTCATCATTCTTCCGTCGAACTCTTCTTGGCCCTAAGAAGAAGAACGGGCACGCTGATACTATGCTGCACCCGGCTGGCGGTGGTCCCGCGAAATATGTCGGAAAGCAGACGGTGGCCGTGGGTGCTCATGGCCACCAAGTCGCAACCCTTCTGCTGAACCCATTTGATGATCTCCTCTGCCGGCTCGCCATACGCCAGTTCGGCCTCCACGGGAATGCCCAGGGACTGGAACTCCGACCGGACCTTTTCCAAGTACGCGGTGTCTTCTGCAATCTCGGGACTGACCGCGTCCGGGCCGTAGATCCTGGCTGCCCATCCATCGGCTACATGAAGCAGCACCAGGCGGCTGTGCGCCAGCGTGGCCAGTTCCTTGATGTGCTCGATGATCGCCCGGTCCGTGGGAGTGCCGTCCAACGTCACCAGAATCGTGTCGTACATGGTTGTTCCATTTCTGTCGTCCCGGCGTCACCCGCCGGTGATGACCTGCCACGCCGCTTTGAGCGAGTCCGGCAGTCCATAGACATCCAACATAGTAATCAGGAGAGCGCTGCTCCAACCCGCGGTCAGCAAGAACCAGCCATTCTTCCAATTCCCCATTCGCTTGCGGGAACTGGTGAAGTGCAGGAGTGGGAACATGGCGAAGGGAAGCTGCAGCGCCAGCACGACTTGGCTGAGGATCAGCAGACCCGTGACGCTGCTGTCACCGCGCAAACCGATAATAACGACCGCCGGCAGGATGGCCAGGGTGCGGGTGATGAGCCGCCGCACCCAGGGTTGGATGCGCCAATGCATGAAGCCTTCCATCACGACTTGGCCGGCGAGGGTGCCGGTGATGGTACTGCTCTGGCCACTTGCCAGCAGGGCCACCGCAAATAGCGTGCTGGCAACGGGCGTCCCCAGTAAGGGCGCCAGGGTCAGATAGGCGACGCGGATCCAATCACTGTCGGCGCTGAACTTCACCACCTGGCCGCCCGGCACCATCACGCTCGGCTTGCCAAAGAACACCATCGCTGCCAGCACCATGATGGCCGCGTTGACGAAAAAGGCGATGGTCAAGGCCACGGTGGCGTCGATGGTGTTGAACTGGATCCCGCGGCGGATAGAGAGTTCGTCCTTCTGCAGCTTGCGGCTTTGTACCAGGGCCGAGTGCAGGTACAGGTTGTGGGGCATCACGGTCGCCCCGATGATCCCGATGGCGACGAATAACATCCCCGCTTGCCGCAACTGCGGCGTAACCAGTGCACGTCCCATCTCCAGGAAACTGGGCTGGGTCTGCGGGAGAACGAAAATCTCGATGAAGTAGCACACGCCCATGGTGGTGATCAGCAGCAGGACGATGGCCTCGATGGTGCGCATCCCAAAGCGTTGCAGGGCCAGGAGGAGCAGCACGTCCAGGCCCGTGATGAGGACTGCCCAAAGCAGCGGGATATGGAACAGCAGGTTGAGGGCTACGGCACTGCCGAGCACCTCCGCCAGGTCACAGGCGCCGATGGCGACTTCGCTCATCAGCCAATTGGGCCAGCGGGCCCACTCCGGGTACCAGTCGCGGCAGCATTGGGCGAGATCCTTCCCGGTCACCACGCCCAAGCGCGCGGAAATCACTTGCATGAAGATGGCCATCAGGCTGGCCAGGCCGACCACCCACAAGAGCCCGTACTTGAACTGCGCTCCGCCTTGCAGGTCCGTGCCCCAGTTGCCGGGATCCATGTAGCCGACGCTGATCAGGATCGCCGGCCCGACGAATGCCCGCCACTGTTCCCAGAAGCCGGCGTGGTGGGGCGGCACCTCGACGGAACCGTGTATCCCCTCCAGGGACACCGAACTGTGGCGCGGAACCTTCGTCCCCATACCTCCCCCGGCTCGCCGCTCGCGCTCTTCGGAAGACAATCCGCTATCCTATATTAACTATGATTAACTCTCAAACTTTATCCGTGATTCATGCACGGAGGGGAGTGACCCAGACCTTTTCCGCCACCGGGCCGCCCAGGGAGACGCGGCCGGAGCCGGTGCGGACGCTCATGGTCTGGTCGTAGTTGCGGGCCAGAACCTTCACGCGCACGCCGGGGCGGATGCCGCGCTCTTCGAGGAACTCCAGCAGGCCGCGGTCGCGCTCGTAAACGCTGCTCACGGTGTAACTGCGACCGGGATGGCCTTCCGCCAGCAGCCGCAGCCCGCGCCGGCGGCGGTTCGCGGGACGCTCGGGCGTCACCAGGTTGCCGTGGGGGCAGATACCGCCGCGCCCCAGCTTGCGGGCCAGCTTGGCTTCAAAGTCCGCGGAGACGGCGTGTTCCAGGCGCTCGGCCTCGTCGTGCACCTTGTACCACTCCATGCCGAAGACTTCGGCGAGCATGCGCTCGATGAGGTGGTGGCGGATGGCGGTCCGCCCGGCGATCTGGCGCCCGGCGGCGGTCAGGTGCACGCGGCCGTCCTTGTCCACGCGCACCAGGCCGTCCTTTTTCAGCCGGCGCAGGGCCATGGTCACCGCCGGGGGCGAGACCGAAAGCCAGTGCGCCAGCGTGGCCGAGATCACGCTGCGGCCCTCGCCCTCCGCTTCCAGGATGGCCTTGAGATAATCCTCTTTCGAGACGGTGATGAGGGATCTTGGCATGTGGGTGCGGACTTCGCCGCCAGAGGAAACGGAACATTCATTATACTTTTAGTTAACCTCGCTTAACCCAGAAATCGGCGCCCTGCGACCGCCTGCAAGGTTTGACTTTGCCTTTCCCCGCCCCTACCCTGAGTCTTCTGCGTTTTGTCTTCCGTCCATGGGTTGCGAGGGAGCTGAATGAAGGTACTGGTGATTGGTGGCGGAGGCCGCGAGCATGCGCTCGTTTGGAAGCTGCGCCAGTCTCCGCGCGTCACTGAAGTCCTGTGCGCCCCCGGCAACGGCGGCATCTGCGAAGAGGCCGAGTGCGCCCCGGTGGACGTCCGGAACCTGGACGCCATGGTGGAGCTGGCCACGCGGCTGCGTCCCGACCTGACCGTGGTGGGGCCGGAGCTGCCGCTGACCCTGGGCGTGGCCGACGAATTCGCGCGCCGCGGCCTGCCCGTCTTCGGGCCGACCCAGGCTGCCGCCCGGCTGGAATCCAGCAAGAGCTTCGCCAAAGAGTTCATGCAGCGCTACCAGGTCCCCACGCCGCACTACGCCATCTGCGCCTCTGCGGACGAGGTGAAGGACGCGCTGGCGCACTTTCATCCGCCTATCGTGGTGAAGGCCGACGGTTTGGCCGCGGGCAAGGGCGTGGTGATCGCCCAGACGAAGGAAGAGACAGCAACGGTGGCCGCCGAGATGCTGAGCGGCAAGCTGCTGGGCGAGGCGGGCGCGAAGGTCGTGCTGGAAGAGTTTCTGGAGGGCGAAGAGCTTTCCTTCCTGGTGATGAGCGACGGGGAGCGCGTGGCCGCGCTGGCCGCGTCGCAGGACCACAAGCGCGTGGGCGATGACGATACCGGCGCCAACACCGGGGGCATGGGCGCCTATTCCACCGACGCGCTGCTCGATCCGCAGATGCGCGAGTGGCTGCTCACCCACGTGGCCCGCCCGGTGATCGCCGGCATGCGCGCCGAGGACGCCGAATACCGCGGCATCCTTTATTGCGGCCTGATGATGACCGCCCGCGGACCCATGGTGCTGGAGTTCAACTGCCGCTTCGGCGACCCGGAGACCCAGGCCATCCTCATGCGCCTGGACAGCGACCTGGTGGACGCGCTCGAAGCCGCCATCGAGGGCCGGGTGAGCGATGGCGACTTCAAATGGTCGGGGGAGGCCTCCGTTTGCGTGGTGGTGGCCGCCGGCGGCTATCCCGACAGCTACGAGTCCGGGAAAAAGATCACGGGACTGGAAGAGGCCGCAAAAGTGGAGGGCGTGAAGGTCTTTCACGCTGGAACCAGCCGGCGCGATGGAGCCTTCTACACCGCGGGAGGCCGGGTGCTGGGCGTGAGCGCCCGCGGCGCCGACCTGGAAACCGCTGTGGGGCGCGCGTATTCCGCGGCGGAAATGATCCGCTTTGAAGGCATGCACTATCGCAAGGACATCGCGGCAAGGGCGCTGAAACCAGCGGCACAGTAGGTTTAGTTCAGAGACAAAGCCAACCACAAAGGACCCGAAGGAACACGAAGGCAAAGAGGAAGGCATGGCAGAGAAACCGGTGGTTTCCATCGTGATGGGCAGCGACTCCGACCTGGAGGTCATGCGCGAGGCGGCGAAGGCGCTGGAAGAGTTCGGCATCGCCTACGAGATGGACGTGACCTCAGCGCACCGCGCGCCGCGCAAGACGGCGGAGTTCGCGCGAAATGCCGCCGAGCGCGGCGTCAAGATCATCATCGCCGGCGCGGGCGGGGCCGCGCATCTGGCCGGCGTCTGCGCGGCGGAGAGCACGCTGCCCGTCATCGGCGTCCCCATCCCGTCGTCTGCGCTGCAAGGCTTGGATGCGCTATTGGCGACGGTGCAGATGCCCGCCGGCATCCCCGTGGCCACGGTGGCTATTGGCAAGGCCGGCGCCTACAACGCCGGCGTGCTGGCAGCACAGATACTCGCAGCCAGCGACAAATCGCTCGCCGCCAAGCTGGCTTCGCACAAAGAGAAGCTGGCCCAGGACGTGGAAGAGAAGTCGGCGAAGCTGAAAGCCTCGCGCGCCCGTGAATCGTAGCGCACTTTTTGTCACCCTCGCCCCCGCGATCACGATACCGATCGTCATGATTGTCTACGCACGCGGGCAGCATCCCTGGGAGTGGTGGCAGTTTCTGGGGCTGGGGTTGGCGGCGGCGGGCCTGCTGCTGCTGACCATCGCGCGTCTCCGGCTCGGCAATTCGTTCTCGCTCACGCCGCAAGCCCGGGAACTGGTGACCGGCGGACTCTATCGCCGCGTCCGCCATCCCGTCTACGTCTTCGGGGCCGTGGCCATTGCGGGCTTGTTTCTCTATCTCAACGTGCTCCCCGCGCTGCTGGTGTTCCTAGTGGTCATTCCGCTGCAGATTGTGCGCGCACGCGCCGAGGAGCGCGTACTGGAGGCGCATTTCGGGCAGCAGTATCGCGACTACAAGGCGCGGACCTGGTTCTGATGGGAAATGTGCCAGCGCGCGGCCCTGCGCTCCATCCTTAGAGCTTCAGTGACTTGAGGTACTCGCGCAGCCCCTCGCCCAGGTCCGGGCGTTTGAGCGCGAACTCGATGGTGGCCTTGAGGAAGCCCAGCTTGTCGCCGGTATCGTGCCGCTTGCCCTCGAAGGTGAAGCCGTAGACTTTCTCTTCCTGGAGCAGCAGCTTGAGGCCGTCGGTGAGTTGCAGTTCGCCGCCAGCGCTGAGCGGCGTGCGGTCGAGCACGGAGAAGATCTTCGGAGTCAGGATGTAGCGCCCGATGACCGCCAGCTTCGACGGCGCATCCTCCGGCTTGGGTTTTTCCACCAGGTTGGTGATCTCGTGCAGCTTCCCGGCAAAGCGCCCATTTACCGGCTTGGCCTCGATGACACCGTAGGCGGAGATTCCGGGGCCCTCGACCACCTGCGTGGCGATGACTGAGCAATGCGTCTCCTCGAAGACCGCCATCATCTGCTTCAGAACGGGAACCTCAGCGTCGATGACATCGTCGGCGAGCAGGACGGCGAAGGGCTCGTCGCCCACCATCTCGCGCGCCATGAGCACCGCGTGGCCCAGGCCGAGGGCTTCTTTCTGGCGCACGTAGGCGACGTGGATCATATCCGAGATCTGGCGCACGATGCCCAGCAGCTCGGTCTGGCCGCGGTGTTCGAGCATGTGCTCCAGCTCGTAGCTGTGGTCGAAGTAATCCTCGATGGCGCTCTTGCCGCGGCCAGTGACCATGATGATCTGGTCGCAGCCGGCGGCCAGCGCTTCCTCTACGCCGTACTGGATGATGGGTTTGTCCACCAGGGGCAGCATCTCCTTGGGCTGCGCCTTGGTGGCGGGCAGGAAGCGCGTCCCCAAACCGGCGGCGGGGAAGACAGCTTTTCGAACTCTGGTCATGGTCACAGTGTGGGCGAGTCCTCGCCCAGCATGAGCTTGCGCACTTCGCGGATGGGGATGAGCCCGTGCTTCATGAAGCTGTCATGGAAGCCCTGCAGGGTGAACTTGTCGCCCATCTTCTTCTTGTAGTCCTCGCGCAGCTTCATGATCTGCAGCTTGCCCAGGGTATAGACGAGGTACGTCGGGTCTCCGGTGCCGCGCTTGGTCTCGCGCTCGGCGATGCTCTTGGTTTGGTAGCCCTCTTTGACAAAGAAGTCCACCGCCTGGTCGTAGGTCATATCGCCGGTGTGCATCTTGATGCCGACGATGTAGCGGGCGTTGCGCAGCAGCGCGTCCTGGAGTTGGCCCAGGCGCATCTTGGGATCGTCGTGGGCGACGTGCTGGTCGAGCATCATCTGCTCGGTGTAGTGCGCCCAGCCTTCTGTGCTGGTGTTCGAGCCCAGCACTTTGCGCAGCTTGGTGGGAAACAGCGGCATCCACAAGTACTGCATGAAGTGGCCCGGCCATACCTCGTGAATGGCCACCGCCAGCATCACGGGGCGGCTGTTGCCGGCCATGTGGCCTTCGACTTCCTCCTTCGACCAGCTTGCCTCTGGCAGCGTCACGTTAAAAAACGCTTCCGTGGCTTTGGTCTCGAAGGCGCCCGGCGTATCCATGGAGGCGAAGGTGGTAGCCCGCGCGAAGGGCGGAGTTTCCTCCATGGCCGGCTTCTGCTGCGAGGGCACGGTCATGATCTTGTTCTTGATGATGAAGTCGCGCAGGCCATCGAGCAGGTCGCCATAGGCCTGCAAGAGCTTGTCGGGCGCTGGGTGGTCGTGCTGCATCTGCTTCAGGATCTCCTGCGGGTCGCCCTTGGGATCGATTTCCGCGGCGGTCTTGCGGAACCA
Encoded proteins:
- a CDS encoding DUF885 domain-containing protein produces the protein MRLTIAVLMLFLGVAMAHDTSTAGKVDAKHMKAWEQLGDEFLDQLYSFHPTGATADGLHQHDAELEDYSKAGVDAEIAALKQRLAQAEKFSEQGLDAEAQIDRRLMLGYLNNRLLTLEAIRGWEKDPDNYQSGITNSVFVIMARNYAPQEERLKSVIARERKMRAVFAAARANLKNPPRIYTEIALQQTPGLISFFEHDVPLAFDKVKDEKLLAEFKSSNAAVIAALGDYQKWMKEDLLPSSTGDFRIGPENYQKKLLYQEGVDIPLDRLLEIGMANLRANQEWFRKTAAEIDPKGDPQEILKQMQHDHPAPDKLLQAYGDLLDGLRDFIIKNKIMTVPSQQKPAMEETPPFARATTFASMDTPGAFETKATEAFFNVTLPEASWSKEEVEGHMAGNSRPVMLAVAIHEVWPGHFMQYLWMPLFPTKLRKVLGSNTSTEGWAHYTEQMMLDQHVAHDDPKMRLGQLQDALLRNARYIVGIKMHTGDMTYDQAVDFFVKEGYQTKSIAERETKRGTGDPTYLVYTLGKLQIMKLREDYKKKMGDKFTLQGFHDSFMKHGLIPIREVRKLMLGEDSPTL